Below is a window of Vicinamibacteria bacterium DNA.
CGTAAGCTACGTTCATCGTGCCTTGGGAGTCGGATTCGCCCTTCTGGTGCTTCCCGTAAGCTGGGGTGCCACGGCGATTCTCATTCTTCTTACGCCGGTTCTCTGGACGATCAGTGTGGCGCGGATCCTCGACGCGTCCCTCCGCTACACACTGGACAAGACGACGCGTGAAGTTCTGTTCTTGCCTCTTCCGCCGGATCTCAAGTTCAAGGCGAAGCCGTTCGTTGACGTGACAGCGGATCGTTTCCTTGGGAAAGGGCTGGGAGCGGCAGTCCTGCTGGTTCTCATCAAGTTGTTCGGGTTCACCTGGTGGCAGCTCAGCTATCTGAGCCTGACGGTGTGCATCATCTGGATGTATCTCACGCGAAAGGCGCGACAAGAGTACATGGCCGTCTTTCGTCGCAGCATCGAAAGGCTCGAGCTCGAGCCCGGAACCTTGGCGCCCCAGGTCGGCGAACCGGCGACGATAGAGACGTTAGTCGAGGAGCTCGCGAGCCCTGACGAGAACCGCGTCATCCGCTCCATCGAGCTTCTCGAGTCTCTCGACAAACGCCACCTCGTGACGCCGCTTCTCCTTCGTCATGAGTCCCCGCGCGTGAGATCCCGTGCCCTCCTGGCGATGAAACAGGCGTCGCCCGGGACTCTCGCCCGCTTGGCCCTCGCCGTGGAGCGAAGTCTCGAGGACGAAGACGCCGACGTAAGGGCCGAGGCGGTTTCCGTCCTCGCCGTGATTCGCGGCAAGGACGTCACGGCGATCATGCGACCCTACCTCGAGGACAAGGACTCCCGCATCGCGACCGCGGCCGCAGCGTCGCTCGCCGAAAGCGATCGGCAAGACGACCGACTGGCGGCTGAGGAGACTCTGGCGCGGCTCGCCGCGGACACTCGAGAGGTGGGAAAGAAGGGACGACGAGATGTCGCCCGTGTCCTGGCACGGTGCTCCTACGCCCGCTTCCGTCGACTCCTCATCCCGCTCATGCACGATGCCGATACGAGTGTGGCCCTCGAGTCGATCCGAAGCTCGCGCCATCTCGGAGACCAGGATCTTCTCTTCGTTCCAGCGCTCGTGTCCCGTCTGGCAGACCGTCGATTGAAGAACGCCGCTCGCGGCGCTCTCGCCAGCTACGGGGAGAGAGTGGTGGATACACTCGGGTACTTTCTCGTGGACGAGAACGAGAACATCTGGGTTCGCCGCCATATCCCGGGCACCCTGGCGCGCATCCCTTCGAGGCCTTCGGTGGAGGTCCTTGTTGGAGCCCTCGATGACGACGACGGGCTCATCCGGTTCAAGGCCGTCTCGGCTCTGGAACGGATCCGGAAGGCTCGTCCGGAGCTCGGAATCGAGACGGCGGCGGTCGAAAAAATTACGGTTCGCGACATCGGGACGTACTATCGATGCCTCGGCACCGGTTTCAATCTATTCGACAGGGGCGGGCTCCCGCGGGGCAACCTTCTGGGTCAGGCCCTGGACGAAAAGCGCCGGCGCGCCATGGACCGCGTATATCGTCTTCTCGCTCTTGCGCTCGATCGGAAAGACGTTCGCGCCGCTCGATGGGCCATCGAGCGAGGGGATGCACGCTCTCGAGCAAGCGCCGTCGAGTACCTGGACAACGTTCTGTCGGGCCGCATTCGAAAAATGCTCCTTCCCATCCTCGACCAGGCTCCGCTCGAGGAGACCGTGCGAAAGGGAAACGTCTTCTTGAAGACGCGCGTCAAGGGGATCGAGGAGACGCTAGCGCGCCTCATTTACGACGACGATCCGGTCATCGCCGCCACGGCGATCGACCTGGTGAGGGAACGAGAGGTCTGGTCGCTTGCCGAGGACCTCGAGCAAGTGCTTCAGTTCCGGGAGCCAAAGGACTACATCGTCTTCGAGTCCGCCTCCCGGGCCCTCGCCGACTATCGGACGCGCCCTCGGGCGTGAACGTATCCCACTCTGAAATGTGGTATGACGTGGCTCCCACGGCGGGGGAGGAGGGCTTTTCGTGGATCGCAGACGTTTTCTCGGCTATTCGGCGCTCGGAAGCGCCACACTCGTCACCAGCACGTTCGGTTGCGCTCCGGCCGAGCGAACGACCTCCGAAGGGTCGAGTCAAGCTCCGCCCGCGGGCGAGGAGCCGTTCGAGCTCCACGAAGCCACCGTTGCCGAGCTTCAAGAAGGAATGAGCTCTGGAAGGCTGACCGCTCGCTCCATCGCCGAAGCGTACCTTCGGCGCATCGAAGCGCTCGATCGTCAGGGACCGGAGCTCCGCTCCATCATCGAGATCAATCCCGAGGCCCTCGAGATTGCCGACGAGCTCGATGCCGAACGACAGTCCAACGGCCCTCGGGGTCCCCTGCACGGCATTCCCGTGGCGCTCAAGGACAACATCGACACCCACGATCGGATGACGACCACCGCAGGCTCCCTCGCGCTCGAGGGATCGATTCCGCCTCAGGACTCCTTCGTCGCGCAAAAGCTGAGGGAGGCAGGCGCCCTTCTCCTGGCGAAAGCCAACATGAGCGAGTGGGCGTACTGGCGTGGGTTCAAGGCGTCGAGTGGATGGAGCGCACGGGGCGGACAGTGCAGGAACCCCTACGCGCTCGATCGCAATCCTTGCGGATCGTCTTCGGGGTCCGGAGTCGCGGCGGCGGCAAACCTCTGTGCGCTGACGGTCGGAACGGAAACGGGCGGATCCATCATGTGCCCGTCGTCCATCAATGGCATCGTCGGCATCAAGCCCACCGTCGGGGTCTGGAGCCGGGCCGGCATCATTCCCATCTCTCATTCGCAAGACACGGCGGGACCGATGACCCGAACGCTGCGCGATGCGGCGATTCTCCTGGGCGCGGCTACTGGCGTCGACCCGAGAGACGACGCCACCGCGGCCAGTGAGGGGAACTTTCACACCGACTACACAGAGTTCCTGGATCCGAACGGCCTGAGGGGGGCACGCATCGGCGTCGCACGAAACTTCCCCAATTTCGATGAGCGAGTGCTGGCGCTCTTCGACCGGGCGATCGAGGACATGAGGGCGGCGGGCGCGGAGATCATCGATCCCGCCGACATCCCGAGCATGGACAACGCCGACGTGTTCTCCGAGCTACCGACACGCGTCCTCAACTACGAGTTCAAGGCCAACATCAACAAGTACTTCGCGAGCCTCGGTCCCAACGCTCCGATCAAGAGCTTGACCGAGCTCATCGCGTTCAACGAGGCCAACCGGGATCGGGAGATGCCGTACTTCGGCCAGGAGCGCTTGCTCGCGTCCGAGGAGTCCGGCCCTCTCACCGACCCGCCCTACCTCGAAGCCCTGAGCACCATCCAGCGGCACGCACGCGCCGAGGGCATCGATGCCGTAGTCGGGCAGCATCGTCTGGATGCCATTGTGGCACCGACGCGGGATCCCGCCTGGAAGACCGACCACATCATGGG
It encodes the following:
- a CDS encoding Npt1/Npt2 family nucleotide transporter, with protein sequence GGLTLDQQLNSAAEEFVQTEDAITGFLGSITAYLSAIGFLVQVGLVSYVHRALGVGFALLVLPVSWGATAILILLTPVLWTISVARILDASLRYTLDKTTREVLFLPLPPDLKFKAKPFVDVTADRFLGKGLGAAVLLVLIKLFGFTWWQLSYLSLTVCIIWMYLTRKARQEYMAVFRRSIERLELEPGTLAPQVGEPATIETLVEELASPDENRVIRSIELLESLDKRHLVTPLLLRHESPRVRSRALLAMKQASPGTLARLALAVERSLEDEDADVRAEAVSVLAVIRGKDVTAIMRPYLEDKDSRIATAAAASLAESDRQDDRLAAEETLARLAADTREVGKKGRRDVARVLARCSYARFRRLLIPLMHDADTSVALESIRSSRHLGDQDLLFVPALVSRLADRRLKNAARGALASYGERVVDTLGYFLVDENENIWVRRHIPGTLARIPSRPSVEVLVGALDDDDGLIRFKAVSALERIRKARPELGIETAAVEKITVRDIGTYYRCLGTGFNLFDRGGLPRGNLLGQALDEKRRRAMDRVYRLLALALDRKDVRAARWAIERGDARSRASAVEYLDNVLSGRIRKMLLPILDQAPLEETVRKGNVFLKTRVKGIEETLARLIYDDDPVIAATAIDLVREREVWSLAEDLEQVLQFREPKDYIVFESASRALADYRTRPRA
- a CDS encoding amidase, yielding MDRRRFLGYSALGSATLVTSTFGCAPAERTTSEGSSQAPPAGEEPFELHEATVAELQEGMSSGRLTARSIAEAYLRRIEALDRQGPELRSIIEINPEALEIADELDAERQSNGPRGPLHGIPVALKDNIDTHDRMTTTAGSLALEGSIPPQDSFVAQKLREAGALLLAKANMSEWAYWRGFKASSGWSARGGQCRNPYALDRNPCGSSSGSGVAAAANLCALTVGTETGGSIMCPSSINGIVGIKPTVGVWSRAGIIPISHSQDTAGPMTRTLRDAAILLGAATGVDPRDDATAASEGNFHTDYTEFLDPNGLRGARIGVARNFPNFDERVLALFDRAIEDMRAAGAEIIDPADIPSMDNADVFSELPTRVLNYEFKANINKYFASLGPNAPIKSLTELIAFNEANRDREMPYFGQERLLASEESGPLTDPPYLEALSTIQRHARAEGIDAVVGQHRLDAIVAPTRDPAWKTDHIMGDRLQGGSSAGLAAIAGYPDISIPMGFVSGLPVGISFFGPRWSEPTLLKVAYGFEQLTKHRQAPNFLETLG